The following proteins come from a genomic window of Chiroxiphia lanceolata isolate bChiLan1 chromosome 28, bChiLan1.pri, whole genome shotgun sequence:
- the IKBKB gene encoding inhibitor of nuclear factor kappa-B kinase subunit beta isoform X2 has product MSRPPALQAPTCGPWEMRERLGTGGFGNVVRWHNKETGEQVAIKQCRQELSPRNRDRWALEIQIMKRLNHPNVVAARDVPEGMQKLAPNDLPLLAMEYCQGGDLRKYLNQLENCCGLREEAILILLSDIASALRYLHENRIIHRDLKPENIVLQQGEQRLIHKIIDLGYAKELDQGSLCTSFVGTLQYLAPELLEQQKYTVTVDYWSFGTLAFECITGFRPFLPNWQPVQWHTKVRQKSELDIVVSEDLSGEVKFSSSLPCPNNLNSVLSARLEKWLQLMLMWHPRQRGTDPTYGPYGCFKALDDILNLKLLHVLNMVTGTVHTYPVTEEETLESVKARIQADTGIPEQDQELLQEAGLELFSQKLVTKHIADSKVNDAAAADTDLLFLFDNKKVSYEAQVALRPHPESVDCILQDPKKNLHFFQLRKVWGQIWHTIRVLKEDCNRLQQGQRAAMMNLLRYNSTLSKMKNSMASLSQQLKAKLDFFKTSIQIDLEKYKEQIEFGITSEKLLFAWKEMEQAVELCGREDDVDQLVKRMMALQTDIVDLQRSPLGRKQGGTLEDLEEQARELYRRLREKPRDQRTSGDSQEIVRLLLQAIQTFEKKVRVIYAQLSKTVVCKQKALELFPRVEKVMDLMREDEETVVRLQEKRQKELWNLLKIACSKVRGPVTGSPESMNTSRLGGPGQLLLQVPSETYHLSDSVRKR; this is encoded by the exons ATGAGCCGCCCGCCCGCGCTGCAGGCTCCGACCTGCGGGCCCTGGGAGATGCGGGAGCGCCTCGGCACCGGCGGCTTCGGCAACGTCGTCCGCTGGCACAACAAG GAGACCGGCGAGCAGGTGGCCATCAAGCAGTGCCGGCAGGAGCTGAGCCCGCGCAACCGCGACCGCTGGGCGCTGGAGATACAGATCATGAAGAG GCTCAACCATCCCAATGTGGTGGCTGCCCGTGATGTCCCTGAAGGGATGCAGAAGCTTGCACCAAATGACTTGCCCTTGCTGGCCATGGAGTACTGCCAGGGCGGAGACCTCCGCAAG TACCTGAATCAGCTGGAGAATTGCTGTGGCTTGCGGGAGGAAGCCATTCTCATCTTGCTGTCTGATATTG CTTCTGCTCTCAGATACCTTCATGAGAACAGGATCATCCACAGAGACTTGAAACCAGAGAACATTGTGCTGCAGCAAGGAGAGCAGAGG TTAATACACAAAATCATTGACCTGGGTTATGCTAAGGAACTGGATCAGGGTAGCCTGTGCACATCCTTTGTTGGGACCCTGCAGTACTTG gctccagagctgctggaacagcAGAAGTACACGGTGACAGTGGATTACTGGAGCTTTGGCACACTGGCCTTTGAGTGCATTACAGGCTTCCGACCCTTCCTGCCCAACTGGCAGCCAGTGCAGTG GCACACAAAAGTGCGTCAGAAGAGCGAGCTGGATATTGTTGTTTCAGAAGACTTATCTGGAGAAGTCAAGTTTTCCAGCAGCTTACCCTGCCCAAACAATCTAAACAG TGTTTTGTCTGCGAGGTTGGAGAAATGGCTGCAACTCATGTTAATGTGGCACCCACGCCAGAGAGGGACAGATCCTACATATGGACCCTATGGGTGTTTCAAAGCCCTGGATGACATTTTGAACTTGAAG TTGCTTCACGTTTTGAACATGGTTACGGGAACTGTGCACACCTACCCTGTGACAGAGGAGGAGACTCTGGAGAGTGTGAAGGCCAGGATCCAGGCAGACACAGGAATCCCAGAACAGGACCAGGAGCTACTGCAGGAAGCAGGACTTGAATTGTTTTCTCAGAAGTTGGTCACTAAACATATAGCTGATAGCAAG gtgaatgatgctgcagctgcagacaCAGACCTCCTGTTCCTCTTTGACAACAAGAAAGTTTCCTACGAGGCTCAGGTGGCCTTGCGTCCTCACCCAGAAAGTGTCGACTGCATCC TTCAGGATCCCAAGAAGAACCTGCACTTCTTCCAGCTGCGCAAGGTGTGGGGTCAGATCTGGCACACGATCCGGGTGCTGAAGGAGGACTGCAACCggctgcagcaggggcagcGCGCGGCCAT gatgAATCTGCTCCGTTACAACAGCACCCTCTCCAAGATGAAGAATTCTATGGCCTCCCtttctcagcagctgaaagcaAAGCTGGACTTCTTTAAAACAAGCATCCAGATCGATCTGGAAAAGTATAAAGAGCAGATTGAATTTGGAATTA CTtctgagaagctgctgtttgcctGGAAAGAGATGGAACAAGCTGTGGAACTTTGTGGGCGG GAGGATGATGTGGATCAGCTGGTGAAGAGGATGATGGCCCTGCAGACAGACATTGTGGACCTGCAGAGAAGCCCACTAGGTCGTAAACAAGGAGGAACACTGGAGGATCT AGAAGAACAAGCCAGAGAGCTGTACCGGAGACTGAGAGAGAAGCCAAGAG ATCAGAGGACGAGCGGTGACAGCCAGGAAATAGTGCGGCTGCTGCTACAGGCAATCCAGACCTTTGAGAAGAAAGTTCGAGTCATTTATGCTCAGCTCAG TAAAACTGTAGTTTGCAAGCAGAAGGCACTGGAATTGTTCCCCAGAGTGGAGAAGGTGATGGATCTGATGCGTGAAGATGAGGAAACTGTTGTGAGGCTTCAGGAGAAACGGCAAAAAGAATTGTGGAACTTGCTGAAAATTGCTTGt agCAAAGTCCGTGGTCCTGTCACTGGCAGCCCAGAGAGCATGAACACATCTCGTCTTGGTGGCCCTggtcagctgctgctgcaggtcccTTCTGAAACCTACCATTTATCAGACTCTGTAAGAAAAAGGTGA
- the IKBKB gene encoding inhibitor of nuclear factor kappa-B kinase subunit beta isoform X1, whose product MSRPPALQAPTCGPWEMRERLGTGGFGNVVRWHNKETGEQVAIKQCRQELSPRNRDRWALEIQIMKRLNHPNVVAARDVPEGMQKLAPNDLPLLAMEYCQGGDLRKYLNQLENCCGLREEAILILLSDIASALRYLHENRIIHRDLKPENIVLQQGEQRLIHKIIDLGYAKELDQGSLCTSFVGTLQYLAPELLEQQKYTVTVDYWSFGTLAFECITGFRPFLPNWQPVQWHTKVRQKSELDIVVSEDLSGEVKFSSSLPCPNNLNSVLSARLEKWLQLMLMWHPRQRGTDPTYGPYGCFKALDDILNLKLLHVLNMVTGTVHTYPVTEEETLESVKARIQADTGIPEQDQELLQEAGLELFSQKLVTKHIADSKVNDAAAADTDLLFLFDNKKVSYEAQVALRPHPESVDCILQDPKKNLHFFQLRKVWGQIWHTIRVLKEDCNRLQQGQRAAMMNLLRYNSTLSKMKNSMASLSQQLKAKLDFFKTSIQIDLEKYKEQIEFGITSEKLLFAWKEMEQAVELCGREDDVDQLVKRMMALQTDIVDLQRSPLGRKQGGTLEDLEEQARELYRRLREKPRDQRTSGDSQEIVRLLLQAIQTFEKKVRVIYAQLSKTVVCKQKALELFPRVEKVMDLMREDEETVVRLQEKRQKELWNLLKIACSKVRGPVTGSPESMNTSRLGGPGQLLLQVPSETYHLSDSVRKSEELLLESQKLCSQLENVMYDTMKDQEQSFMALDWSWLQLQVEETNSSEQTQM is encoded by the exons ATGAGCCGCCCGCCCGCGCTGCAGGCTCCGACCTGCGGGCCCTGGGAGATGCGGGAGCGCCTCGGCACCGGCGGCTTCGGCAACGTCGTCCGCTGGCACAACAAG GAGACCGGCGAGCAGGTGGCCATCAAGCAGTGCCGGCAGGAGCTGAGCCCGCGCAACCGCGACCGCTGGGCGCTGGAGATACAGATCATGAAGAG GCTCAACCATCCCAATGTGGTGGCTGCCCGTGATGTCCCTGAAGGGATGCAGAAGCTTGCACCAAATGACTTGCCCTTGCTGGCCATGGAGTACTGCCAGGGCGGAGACCTCCGCAAG TACCTGAATCAGCTGGAGAATTGCTGTGGCTTGCGGGAGGAAGCCATTCTCATCTTGCTGTCTGATATTG CTTCTGCTCTCAGATACCTTCATGAGAACAGGATCATCCACAGAGACTTGAAACCAGAGAACATTGTGCTGCAGCAAGGAGAGCAGAGG TTAATACACAAAATCATTGACCTGGGTTATGCTAAGGAACTGGATCAGGGTAGCCTGTGCACATCCTTTGTTGGGACCCTGCAGTACTTG gctccagagctgctggaacagcAGAAGTACACGGTGACAGTGGATTACTGGAGCTTTGGCACACTGGCCTTTGAGTGCATTACAGGCTTCCGACCCTTCCTGCCCAACTGGCAGCCAGTGCAGTG GCACACAAAAGTGCGTCAGAAGAGCGAGCTGGATATTGTTGTTTCAGAAGACTTATCTGGAGAAGTCAAGTTTTCCAGCAGCTTACCCTGCCCAAACAATCTAAACAG TGTTTTGTCTGCGAGGTTGGAGAAATGGCTGCAACTCATGTTAATGTGGCACCCACGCCAGAGAGGGACAGATCCTACATATGGACCCTATGGGTGTTTCAAAGCCCTGGATGACATTTTGAACTTGAAG TTGCTTCACGTTTTGAACATGGTTACGGGAACTGTGCACACCTACCCTGTGACAGAGGAGGAGACTCTGGAGAGTGTGAAGGCCAGGATCCAGGCAGACACAGGAATCCCAGAACAGGACCAGGAGCTACTGCAGGAAGCAGGACTTGAATTGTTTTCTCAGAAGTTGGTCACTAAACATATAGCTGATAGCAAG gtgaatgatgctgcagctgcagacaCAGACCTCCTGTTCCTCTTTGACAACAAGAAAGTTTCCTACGAGGCTCAGGTGGCCTTGCGTCCTCACCCAGAAAGTGTCGACTGCATCC TTCAGGATCCCAAGAAGAACCTGCACTTCTTCCAGCTGCGCAAGGTGTGGGGTCAGATCTGGCACACGATCCGGGTGCTGAAGGAGGACTGCAACCggctgcagcaggggcagcGCGCGGCCAT gatgAATCTGCTCCGTTACAACAGCACCCTCTCCAAGATGAAGAATTCTATGGCCTCCCtttctcagcagctgaaagcaAAGCTGGACTTCTTTAAAACAAGCATCCAGATCGATCTGGAAAAGTATAAAGAGCAGATTGAATTTGGAATTA CTtctgagaagctgctgtttgcctGGAAAGAGATGGAACAAGCTGTGGAACTTTGTGGGCGG GAGGATGATGTGGATCAGCTGGTGAAGAGGATGATGGCCCTGCAGACAGACATTGTGGACCTGCAGAGAAGCCCACTAGGTCGTAAACAAGGAGGAACACTGGAGGATCT AGAAGAACAAGCCAGAGAGCTGTACCGGAGACTGAGAGAGAAGCCAAGAG ATCAGAGGACGAGCGGTGACAGCCAGGAAATAGTGCGGCTGCTGCTACAGGCAATCCAGACCTTTGAGAAGAAAGTTCGAGTCATTTATGCTCAGCTCAG TAAAACTGTAGTTTGCAAGCAGAAGGCACTGGAATTGTTCCCCAGAGTGGAGAAGGTGATGGATCTGATGCGTGAAGATGAGGAAACTGTTGTGAGGCTTCAGGAGAAACGGCAAAAAGAATTGTGGAACTTGCTGAAAATTGCTTGt agCAAAGTCCGTGGTCCTGTCACTGGCAGCCCAGAGAGCATGAACACATCTCGTCTTGGTGGCCCTggtcagctgctgctgcaggtcccTTCTGAAACCTACCATTTATCAGACTCTGTAAGAAAAAG tgaggagctgctgctggaatcacagaaaCTTTGTAGCCAGCTAGAAAATGTGATGTATGACACAATGAAGGATCAGGAGCAGAGCTTCATG GCTCTAGACTGGAGCTGGCTGCAGCTTCAGGTAGAAGAAACCAACAGTTCAGAACAAACCCAGATGTGA
- the VDAC3 gene encoding voltage-dependent anion-selective channel protein 3 isoform X1, which yields MAVPPTYSDLGKSARDVFNKGYGFGMVKLELKTKSTSGVLDFTATGSSNTDTGKASGSLETKYKMKEQGLTFTQKWNTDNTLGTEVAVEDQLVGGLKVALDTTFVPNTGKKSAKLKTSYKREYINVGCNIDIDLAGPTVYGWAVLGYEGWLAGYQMAFDTAKYKLSQNNFALGYKAGDFQLHTNVNDGTEFGGSIYQKVNNNVETSVNLAWTAGSNNTRFGIAAKYQLDDKTSLVGKVNNASLIGLGYTHVLRPGIKLTVSGLIDGKNFNAGGHKVGLGFELEA from the exons ATGGCTGTACCACCGACGTACAGTGACTTGGGAAAGTCTGCCAGGGATGTGTTCAACAAGGGCTATG gATTTGGAATGGTCAAGTTGGAGTTGAAGACCAAGTCTACCAGTGGGGTG CTG GACTTCACTGCTACTGGTTCTTCCAACACGGACACGGGCAAGGCCTCAGGCAGTCTGGAGACCAAATACAAGATGAAAGAACAGGGGCTGACGTTCACCCAGAAGTGGAACACAGATAACACGTTGGGAACAGAAGTTGCTGTGGAGGATCAG ttggTTGGAGGATTGAAGGTGGCTCTTGACACTACATTTGTACCGAACACAGG gaaGAAGAGTGCAAAGTTGAAGACCTCCTACAAAAGAGAATATATAAATGTAGGCTGCAACATAGACATTGACCTCGCTGGGCCAACCGTGTATGGCTGGGCAGTGTTGGGCTATGAAGGTTGGCTGGCTGGCTACCAGATGGCTTTTGATACAGCCAAGTATAAGCTTTCACAAAATAACTTTGCCTTGGGATATAAGGCAGGAGACTTTCAGCTGCACACTAATGT GAATGATGGCACCGAGTTTGGTGGGTCTATTTATCAGAAGGTTAATAATAACGTTGAGACATCAGTCAATCTGGCATGGACTGCTGGCAGTAACAACACACGTTTTGGGATTGCTGCAAAGTACCAACTGGATGACAAGACTTCTCTTGTG gGCAAAGTGAACAATGCCAGCCTCATCGGACTCGGCTACACTCATGTCCTCCGACCTG GTATTAAACTGACCGTCTCAGGCTTGATTGATGGCAAGAATTTCAATGCTGGAGGTCACAAAGTTGGGCTGGGATTTGAGCTGGAAGCTTAA
- the VDAC3 gene encoding voltage-dependent anion-selective channel protein 3 isoform X2 produces the protein MAVPPTYSDLGKSARDVFNKGYGFGMVKLELKTKSTSGVDFTATGSSNTDTGKASGSLETKYKMKEQGLTFTQKWNTDNTLGTEVAVEDQLVGGLKVALDTTFVPNTGKKSAKLKTSYKREYINVGCNIDIDLAGPTVYGWAVLGYEGWLAGYQMAFDTAKYKLSQNNFALGYKAGDFQLHTNVNDGTEFGGSIYQKVNNNVETSVNLAWTAGSNNTRFGIAAKYQLDDKTSLVGKVNNASLIGLGYTHVLRPGIKLTVSGLIDGKNFNAGGHKVGLGFELEA, from the exons ATGGCTGTACCACCGACGTACAGTGACTTGGGAAAGTCTGCCAGGGATGTGTTCAACAAGGGCTATG gATTTGGAATGGTCAAGTTGGAGTTGAAGACCAAGTCTACCAGTGGGGTG GACTTCACTGCTACTGGTTCTTCCAACACGGACACGGGCAAGGCCTCAGGCAGTCTGGAGACCAAATACAAGATGAAAGAACAGGGGCTGACGTTCACCCAGAAGTGGAACACAGATAACACGTTGGGAACAGAAGTTGCTGTGGAGGATCAG ttggTTGGAGGATTGAAGGTGGCTCTTGACACTACATTTGTACCGAACACAGG gaaGAAGAGTGCAAAGTTGAAGACCTCCTACAAAAGAGAATATATAAATGTAGGCTGCAACATAGACATTGACCTCGCTGGGCCAACCGTGTATGGCTGGGCAGTGTTGGGCTATGAAGGTTGGCTGGCTGGCTACCAGATGGCTTTTGATACAGCCAAGTATAAGCTTTCACAAAATAACTTTGCCTTGGGATATAAGGCAGGAGACTTTCAGCTGCACACTAATGT GAATGATGGCACCGAGTTTGGTGGGTCTATTTATCAGAAGGTTAATAATAACGTTGAGACATCAGTCAATCTGGCATGGACTGCTGGCAGTAACAACACACGTTTTGGGATTGCTGCAAAGTACCAACTGGATGACAAGACTTCTCTTGTG gGCAAAGTGAACAATGCCAGCCTCATCGGACTCGGCTACACTCATGTCCTCCGACCTG GTATTAAACTGACCGTCTCAGGCTTGATTGATGGCAAGAATTTCAATGCTGGAGGTCACAAAGTTGGGCTGGGATTTGAGCTGGAAGCTTAA
- the LOC116799494 gene encoding atherin-like gives MRGAAAAHAPRPRPCPARAPARPPSRGSAAPSAAPSGAEGPLTNPSQTPHQPSSRCPPRSGPGLGDKGLSAHRLDGLEEFTALGSRTAKPASSASRPRPKLGCLWKRMEKASV, from the exons ATGCGCGGGGCCGCCGCTGCGCacgcgccccggccccggccctgccccgcgcgcgcgcccgcccgccctcccTCCCGCGGGAGCGCGGCCCCGAGCGCGGCCCCGAGCGGGGCTGAGGGGCCCCTCACAAACCCCTCACAAACCCCTCACCAGCCCTCCAGTCGCTGCCCTCCCCGCTCGGGACCCgggctgggtgacaaggggCTCTCGGCTCACAGGCTGGATGGACTCG aaGAATTCACAGCGTTAGGGAGTCGGACTGCAAAGCCAGCGAGTTCTGCCTCGAGGCCCCGGCCAAAGCTGGGCTGCCTGTGGAAGAGGATGGAGAAGGCATCAGTGTAA